The following are encoded together in the Triticum dicoccoides isolate Atlit2015 ecotype Zavitan chromosome 6B, WEW_v2.0, whole genome shotgun sequence genome:
- the LOC119323255 gene encoding uncharacterized protein LOC119323255, producing the protein MAAVTFEEEVSRLAASAAAISPAVVRTAVGALSRSSAARAAAVALFHLFAGTISVLFAATFLYLVVFRACVENCTVASVVWEILVYSGMLSLLLIVPAMVLFFLRAAGSGSEVKNDVEGRVRRWPLIWHASVAFFHLALLVGLIGLVLQICGGSQEVSYLLRTAAVLCKLLLTVAFSIRAAVALWRMNPQQPAAVGAAVV; encoded by the exons ATGGCGGCCGTGACGTTCGAAGAGGAGGTCTCCAGGCTGGCTGCCAGCGCAGCGGCCATCTCGCCGGCGGTTGTGAGGACGGCCGTGGGGGCACTGTCACGCAgcagcgccgcccgcgccgctgcCGTTGCCCTGTTCCATCTCTTCGCCGGCACCATCAGCGTCCTCTTCGCTGCAACATTCCTCTACCTCGTCGTGTTCCGGGCCTGCGTCGAGAACTGCACCGTGGCCTCGGTAGTTTGGGAGATCTTGGTTTATTCTGGTATGCTCTCCCTGCTACTCATAGTGCCAGCGATGGTGCTCTTCTTCCTGCGCGCCGCCGGCAGCGGCAGCGAG GTCAAGAATGATGTGGAGGGTCGCGTCCGTCGGTGGCCGCTAATCTGGCACGCGTCTGTGGCGTTCTTCCACTTGGCGCTCTTGGTGGGACTCATCGGGCTCGTTCTTCAAATCTGTGGCGGGTCTCAAGAGGTTTCTTACCTTCTCCGCACTGCGGCTGTGCTGTGCAAGCTCCTACTCACCGTCGCCTTCTCCATCCGTGCTGCTGTGGCGCTGTGGAGGATGAATCCTCAACAGCCGGCCGCAGTTGGTGCTGCGGTAGTGTGA
- the LOC119322884 gene encoding formin-like protein 14, with protein sequence MAVDGEEPESPCLPVLKWVMSPAMATTGLPDPRLLAPPPSPRSTPPHSHPHAPSAATTLLPPPPNPLAATSSFLQHHLSNPSTISDPATGLRCFRCEDADALLFVSPSNPSFSTSFHHRSPASSFLQLRRSPAPPRLLPPTWVVRASAPPTADAPRGDGGIQPPLPPGEASSTGSGRDGHQCRPKTPGSGSHRPPDRPSSRGPVTRRPTRPATSCPHHLVHDGALRVWISTGRRSSMLLPPMVEHTGVWFHLSDSMALRDAFRFHGANQAWHLQVDAALPPMAEGRSCSTALSDYD encoded by the exons ATGGCTGTCGACGGCGAGGAGCCCGAATCCCCATGCCTCCCTGTCCTCAAGTGGGTCATGTCCCCCGCCATGGCCACAACGGGCCTTCCAGATCCacgcctcctcgcgccgccgccatcTCCCCGATCGACGCCACCACACTCTCATCCTCATGcgccgagcgccgccaccaccctcTTGCCGCCGCCTCCCAACCCCCTTgctgccacctcctccttcctccagCACCATCTCTCCAACCCCAGCACCATCTCTGACCCTGCCACCGGCCTCCGTTGCTTCCGCTGCGAGGACGCCGACGCCCTCCTCTTCGTCTCCCCATCGAacccctccttctccacctccttccaccaccggagccccgcctcctccttcctccagctccgtcggagccctgccCCACCACGCCTCCTTCCTCCAACATGGGTGGTTCGGGCCAGCGCGCCCCCAACTGCCGACGCACCCCGCGGCGATGGCGGGATCCAGCCGCCACTGCCCCCTGGTGAGGCCTCCTCCACCGGATCCGGCCGCGACGGCCATCAGTGCAGGCCCAAAACCCCCGGATCTGGCAGCCACCGACCCCCTGACCGGCCTTCTTCCAGAGGCCCTGTGACgcgccgccccacccgccccgCAACCTCCTGCCCGCACCACCTGGTCCACGACGGTGCTCTAAGGGTCTGGATTTCGACGGGGCGGCGGTCGTCCATGCTACTGCCTCCAATG GTCGAGCACACAGGCGTATGGTTCCACCTCAGCGACTCCATGGCCCTCCGGGATGCTTTCCGGTTCCACGGGGCCAACCAAGCATGGCACCTTCAAGTAGATGCAGCTCTGCCTCCAATGGCAGAGGGGCGCAGCTGCAGCACCGCACTTTCAGATTATGACTAG